The genomic window CTTCTACAACACGAATATTTTTCGGAAGAATGTTTCTGCAATTTTTATATTGTGCATTTGATACTAAAACTGTAACCGGTTCGAATTCGCTGATAGCAATAGCTACATCCGCAAATGCTTTCTGGGCTGGTTTCCCGCCGTTTCTCCAGTTATCCGGTCTTTCAGGCCATATCATAAATACACATTTCTGTTCTTCAAATTCACCCGGCATTCTAAATCCGTCTTGTCTTGGTGTTGAACCTTCAATTCTTTTAGCCATTCTCATACTTCCTTTCAACTATCATTTTATTTTTTTAACTATAATTATCAATTCTCCTATAAAAATACATATAATTGCCCCTATTGTAATAGGCAGAGTTCCAGCCAGTGTTTCCGCATCGAAACTTAATGGAACCCCTGTAAATATAATTGAGATAATTAATAAAACCATTGGAGTCGCAACAAGAATTTTTAAAAATGTATCACTCCCTGAAACTTTAAAAGGTCTCTCTTTGTCAGGATCAATTTTACGAAGTTTATAGAAAGCTGGAAATACCGGTATATATGCAAGTAAGAACATAACTAAATTCAAGGCAAAGAAACTCCAAAACAAATCCTGATTAGGCAGTATCGGCGCTAACAGTAACACAATTGATGCAACAATACCGTTAATCACTGCTGTACCCACAGGCATGTCATTTTTCTTGCTTTTTCTTGCGAAAGCCTTCGGCAGATCTCCATTTTCTGCTGCATAACTCGCAGTGCTGTTTACCCCTAAAGACCAAGAAGTCATGTTTCCAAACAGAGTAAGTAAGAATAATACTGAAATAATACTAATAAACGGACCTGTCATTTTCCCTGTCATTAATTGAATAGCATCGATCAAACCGCTGCTTGTACTCACTTCAGAAGTAGGAATTGCTACCCCTATACCAAAAGCCGAGAAAATGTAAATTGCGGCTATAACAAGTCCGCCTGTAACAATGGCTTTAGGAATTTGTTTATTTGGGTTTTCCATATCTCCTGCAAAGGTACAGATAATTTCAAAACCTAGGAAGTTAAATAAAATTACTGAAATAAATGATAAACTGTGTAAATCAAATGAAGGCAGCAAAGATGAAACAGTGTATTCATTAGCAACACCTTTTGTAAAAGCAATATAAGTACCGATAATTCCTACAGTTACCGCAAGCAGAACTTTTATCACGGCAGCTCCGTTCAAAATCCATGTGCTGTCAGAAACCGGGAAAAAACTTATATATACTATTATCCAGACAAATGCTAATTCTATCAGTAATGACGGAATAAGTCCTATCTGCATGCCAGTCGCCAAAGATATTATCTCCGGAAACAATACTGCTAATGAGGCCATCCACAGAGGAAAATTAATCCAATAATACCACGAAACCCTTGAACCCCATTTTCTGCCAAATGCATTC from Sebaldella sp. S0638 includes these protein-coding regions:
- a CDS encoding APC family permease, which gives rise to MSEAGQGKKKFRMLDAILAVICVVFVVEAAAPVAAIGNSQYFWWIFLMLTFLLPYGLISSELGTTYDSEGGIYDWVRNAFGRKWGSRVSWYYWINFPLWMASLAVLFPEIISLATGMQIGLIPSLLIELAFVWIIVYISFFPVSDSTWILNGAAVIKVLLAVTVGIIGTYIAFTKGVANEYTVSSLLPSFDLHSLSFISVILFNFLGFEIICTFAGDMENPNKQIPKAIVTGGLVIAAIYIFSAFGIGVAIPTSEVSTSSGLIDAIQLMTGKMTGPFISIISVLFLLTLFGNMTSWSLGVNSTASYAAENGDLPKAFARKSKKNDMPVGTAVINGIVASIVLLLAPILPNQDLFWSFFALNLVMFLLAYIPVFPAFYKLRKIDPDKERPFKVSGSDTFLKILVATPMVLLIISIIFTGVPLSFDAETLAGTLPITIGAIICIFIGELIIIVKKIK